A genomic window from Candidatus Denitrolinea symbiosum includes:
- a CDS encoding 30S ribosomal protein S20, which produces MANIKSQIKRNKQNEKKRLRNRTYRGAARTAVKNARKTMSEAEVKIAISALDTAAERGVIHAKNAARRKSRLMKAANKAAQAGTASAK; this is translated from the coding sequence GTGGCAAATATCAAGTCTCAAATCAAACGCAACAAGCAGAACGAAAAGAAACGCCTGCGCAACCGAACCTACCGCGGCGCGGCGCGCACGGCCGTCAAGAACGCGCGCAAGACCATGTCTGAGGCCGAAGTTAAGATCGCCATCAGCGCGCTCGATACGGCCGCCGAAAGGGGCGTCATCCACGCGAAGAACGCGGCGCGGCGCAAATCCCGCCTGATGAAGGCCGCCAACAAGGCCGCCCAGGCAGGGACCGCCTCCGCCAAGTAA